A region of Maniola jurtina chromosome 18, ilManJurt1.1, whole genome shotgun sequence DNA encodes the following proteins:
- the LOC123874292 gene encoding BTB/POZ domain-containing protein 2-like: MASGFQNDIVNRLLNARLEEGASGEEHPPQNMLPSNRQARGSHNDEEGHANEPTSSSSAIENLQPSNNSGGRLHNWQATKTTVKERLSFLFNNEILSDVHFIVGKDANQQVIPAHKFVLSVGSAVFDAMFNGVLATKAEEVELPDVEPAAFLHLLKFLYSDEVRIGPESVMTTLYTAKKYAVAALEEHCVEFLKVNLGTDNAFLLLTQARLFDEPQLAALCLEMIDKNTTDALNAEGFTDIDQDTLNAVLERDTLRIREAKIFAAVLRWSEAECIRRQLPVTPNNQRMVLGRAFHAIRFPLMSVEEFAMGPAQSGLLDDREIVQLFLYFTVNPKPNVGFLDTPRCCMTGKELTVNRFSQTESRWGYSGTTDRIRFTVDQRIFVVGFGLYGSYFGPTEYEVHLQIIHLATKKVCGSNTTTFCCDGTDDTFRAMFKEPVEILPNTSYIASAKLKGTDSYYGTRGLRRVTVDCNNGEKVVFQFSYAAGNNNGTSVEDGQIPAIIFHI, from the exons ATGGCTTCTGGTTTCCAGAATGATATTGTGAATAGACTGTTAAATGCTCGGCTGGAGGAGGGGGCGAGTGGCGAGGAGCACCCCCCACAGAATATGCTGCCGTCGAACAGGCAGGCGCGAGGGAGTCATAACGACGAAGAAGGTCACGCCAACGAACCTACGTCTTCTTCGTCAGCCATAGAGAACCTACAACCATCGAACAACTCAGGCGGACGCCTCCACAACTGGCAAGCGACTAAAACTACAGTTAAGGAacgtttatcatttttatttaacaacGAAATTCTATCAGATGTTCATTTCATAGTAGGCAAAGATGCAAATCAGCAAGTTATTCCCGCACACAAATTCGTTTTGTCAGTAGGCAGTGCAGTGTTCGACGCAATGTTCAACGGCGTATTAGCAACGAAAGCAGAAGAGGTTGAGCTACCTGACGTTGAACCTGCAGCATTTCTACACTTGCTGAAGTTTTTGTATTCCGATGAAGTTAGAATTGGGCCAGAAAGTGTGATGACAACGCTCTATACTGCTAAGAAATATGCTGTAGCAGCATTAGAAGAGCATTGTGTGGAGTTTTTAAAGGTTAATTTGGGTACAGACAATGCGTTTTTGCTTTTGACTCAAGCAAGATTGTTTGATGAGCCCCAGCTGGCTGCTCTGTGTTTGGAAATGATTGATAAGAATACTACAGATGCATTGAATGCAGAGGGATTTACTGATATAGATCAGGATACTTTGAATGCTGTTTTGGAAAG AGACACCCTCCGCATTCGAGAAGCAAAAATCTTCGCTGCAGTCCTACGATGGTCAGAGGCCGAATGCATACGACGTCAACTACCAGTCACTCCCAACAACCAAAGAATGGTCCTCGGCAGAGCCTTCCACGCCATACGCTTCCCCCTTATGTCTGTTGAAGAATTTGCCATGGGGCCTGCTCAAAGCGGGCTATTAGATGACCGAGAGATAGTCCAGTTATTTCTATACTTTACGGTTAATCCAAAACCGAACGTAGGCTTCCTAGATACACCAAGATGTTGCATGACAGGAAAAGAGCTGACAGTAAATCGGTTTTCACAAACAGAATCTCGTTGGGGGTATAGTGGCACTACTGATAGGATTAGGTTTACTGTGGACCAGAGGATCTTTGTTGTTGGATTCGGATTGTACGGATCCTACTTTGGCCCAACAGAATATGAAGTTCATTTACAG ATAATCCACCTAGCAACAAAGAAAGTGTGTGGTTCCAACACGACCACGTTCTGTTGTGACGGCACGGACGACACCTTCCGCGCGATGTTCAAGGAGCCCGTGGAGATCCTGCCCAACACTTCCTACATAGCCAGCGCCAAACTTAAG GGCACGGACTCATACTACGGCACGCGCGGGCTGCGGCGCGTCACCGTGGACTGCAACAACGGCGAGAAGGTGGTGTTCCAGTTCTCGTACGCCGCCGGCAACAACAACGGCACCTCCGTCGAGGACGGCCAGATCCCCGCCATCATATTCCACATCTAA
- the LOC123874294 gene encoding katanin p60 ATPase-containing subunit A-like 2, translating into MAGVSRPMSHMRKLETKEALFRARKRILKYLVLGFLKQEGLIRSAETLVSEAAMTDEYTLCDNIDLDIILQDYCSYYMMRFNKQPQFCRKVEEAPVKRPQTRRARPEPVVVKDEPEPDLPSTFTVTKLLKENQLANSTIPAIERKPLAGFLSNISSEKKQLVELLYQDIIRPSGASWDDIKGLATAKSILMESVVYPVRYPEVFTGLLEPWRGVLLHGPPGTGKTMLARAVASESGCTFFNITCSTVVNKWRGESEKIVKVLFEMASYYAPSIIFIDEVETLASERGAGEHEASRRLKSQLLTELDGITQRDGIVFLLVNSNMPWEIDPAMLRRLEKRIYIPLPDFKTREELFETFLNSKSIELVPKVNFQELAAKTEGYSGSDVKLVCKEALMSSVRKMLPSMGGKNYTNRKDKISLSDILTAIEKTKPVSKNLSKRHEEWQNEMGSS; encoded by the exons ATGGCCGGGGTCAGTCGTCCTATGAGCCATATGAGGAAACTAGAAACT AAAGAAGCTCTGTTCCGTGCAAGGAAACGCATCCTTAAGTACCTAGTCCTGGGCTTCCTGAAGCAGGAGGGCTTGATTCGCAGCGCCGAAACCCTGGTCTCGGAAGCCGCTATGACGGACGAGTACACCCTGTGTGACAACATCGACCTGGATATCATATTGCAG GATTACTGCAGCTACTACATGATGCGCTTCAACAAGCAGCCTCAGTTCTGCCGGAAAGTGGAGGAGGCGCCAGTGAAGCGGCCTCAGACGAGGCGAGCCAGACCAGAGCCTGTGGTGGTGAAGGACGAGCCGGAACCCGATCTGCCTTCCACCTTCACTGTCACCAAGTTATTAAAG GAAAATCAGCTGGCTAACTCTACAATCCCAGCCATAGAAAGGAAGCCCCTAGCAGGATTCTTGTCAAACATCTCATCAGAAAAGAAACAACTCGTAGAACTGCTCTACCAGGATATCATAAGACCTTCAGGAGCGAGTTGGGACGATATCAAGGGTCTGGCAACTGCCAAGAGCATATTAATGGAATCTGTAGTTTATCCTGTTAG ATATCCTGAAGTGTTCACTGGTCTCCTAGAGCCTTGGAGAGGAGTACTACTCCACGGTCCACCAGGTACAGGCAAGACGATGCTAGCACGAGCCGTCGCCAGTGAGAGCGGGTGCACTTTCTTCAACATCACCTGCAGTACGGTCGTCAACAAGTGGCGAGGAGAGTCAGAGAAGATTGTCAAG GTGCTCTTCGAAATGGCATCCTACTATGCCCCCTCAATAATCTTCATAGACGAGGTGGAAACCCTGGCATCGGAGAGGGGCGCTGGAGAGCATGAGGCCTCTAGGAGATTGAAGTCTCAGCTACTGACGGAGCTGGATGGAATCACTCAGAGGGATGGAATTGTGTTCCTGCTGGTTAACTCAAATATGCCATG GGAAATAGACCCAGCCATGCTAAGAAGATTGGAGAAAAGAATCTACATACCGCTACCAGATTTCAAGACGCGTGAGGAGTTGTTTGAGACGTTTCTAAACAGCAAGAGCATAGAGCTGGTGCCGAAGGTCAACTTCCAGGAGTTGGCTGCGAAGACCGAGGGTTACTCCGGCAGTGACGTGAAGCTGGTCTGCAAGGAAGCCTTGATGAGCAGTGTGAGGAAGATGCTGCCTAGTATGGGAGGCAAGA ATTATACCAACCGCAAAGATAAGATATCGCTCTCTGACATCCTTACGGCGATCGAGAAGACCAAACCAGTTTCCAAAAACCTGTCAAAAAGACACGAGGAATGGCAGAACGAAATGGGCTCATCTTAA